A single Streptomyces sp. Edi2 DNA region contains:
- a CDS encoding urease subunit alpha yields MAELTRQAYADLLGPTVGDRIRLADTDLVIEITEDRAGGPGRAGDEAVFGGGKVIRESMGQSRATRAEGTPDTVITGAVVLDHWGIIKADVGIRDGRITALGKAGNPDTMDGVHPDLVIGPETEIIAGNGKILTAGAIDTHVHFICPQQADEALASGVTTMIGGGTGPAEGSKATTITPGAWHVARMFASMDSLPVNVGLLGKGNTTSLASMRDQLRAGILGFKIHEDWGATPAVLDACLTVCEESGVQLAIHTDTLNEAGFLGDTLAAIAGRTIHAFHVEGAGGGHAPDMIAMVSEPNVLPASTNPTRPHTVNTVEEHLDMLMVCHHLNPAVPEDLAFAESRIRPSTIAAEDILHDLGAISIMSSDAQAMGRIGEVVLRTWQTAHVMKRRRGTLPGDGRADNHRARRYVAKYTINAALAQGIDHVVGSVEDGKLADLVLWDPAFFGVKPQLVIKGGQIAYAQMGDANASIPTPQPVLPRPMFGATGKAPGGNSVNFVSRQALEDALPERLVLDKPFEAIHSTRGLTKADMRNNDALPRVHVDPDTFTVTIDGEVVEPQPVAELPMAQRYFLF; encoded by the coding sequence ATGGCTGAACTGACCCGCCAGGCGTACGCCGATCTTCTCGGCCCGACGGTCGGCGACCGGATCCGGCTCGCCGACACCGACCTGGTCATCGAGATCACCGAGGACCGCGCGGGCGGGCCCGGCCGGGCCGGCGACGAAGCCGTTTTCGGCGGCGGCAAGGTGATCCGCGAATCGATGGGCCAGTCCCGCGCCACCCGCGCCGAGGGCACCCCCGACACCGTGATCACCGGCGCGGTCGTGCTGGACCACTGGGGGATCATCAAGGCCGATGTCGGTATCCGCGACGGGCGGATCACCGCCCTGGGCAAGGCCGGCAACCCCGACACGATGGACGGCGTCCACCCCGACCTGGTCATCGGCCCCGAGACCGAGATCATCGCCGGCAACGGCAAGATCCTCACGGCCGGCGCCATCGACACCCACGTCCACTTCATCTGCCCCCAGCAGGCGGACGAGGCACTGGCCTCCGGTGTCACCACGATGATCGGCGGCGGCACCGGACCGGCCGAGGGCAGCAAGGCCACCACCATCACCCCCGGCGCCTGGCACGTGGCCCGGATGTTCGCGTCGATGGACTCGCTGCCGGTCAATGTCGGACTGCTCGGCAAGGGCAACACCACCTCCCTCGCCTCGATGCGTGACCAGCTGCGGGCGGGCATCCTCGGCTTCAAGATCCATGAGGACTGGGGCGCCACGCCCGCGGTCCTCGACGCCTGCCTGACGGTCTGTGAGGAGAGCGGCGTCCAGCTGGCGATCCACACCGACACCCTCAACGAGGCCGGCTTCCTCGGTGACACCCTCGCCGCCATCGCCGGCCGCACGATCCACGCCTTCCACGTCGAGGGTGCCGGCGGCGGCCACGCCCCCGACATGATCGCGATGGTCTCCGAGCCGAATGTGCTCCCGGCCTCCACCAACCCCACGCGGCCGCACACCGTCAACACCGTTGAGGAACACCTCGACATGCTGATGGTCTGTCACCACCTCAACCCGGCCGTCCCCGAGGACCTGGCCTTCGCCGAGTCCCGCATCCGGCCCTCCACCATCGCGGCCGAGGACATCCTGCACGACCTCGGCGCCATCTCGATCATGTCTTCCGACGCCCAGGCCATGGGGCGGATCGGTGAGGTCGTGCTGCGCACCTGGCAGACCGCCCATGTGATGAAGCGGCGCCGCGGCACTCTCCCGGGCGACGGCCGTGCCGACAACCACCGGGCCCGCCGCTATGTCGCCAAGTACACCATCAACGCGGCCCTCGCCCAGGGCATCGACCATGTCGTCGGCTCCGTCGAGGACGGCAAGCTTGCCGACCTCGTGCTGTGGGACCCGGCGTTCTTCGGCGTCAAACCGCAGCTGGTCATCAAGGGCGGTCAGATCGCCTATGCGCAGATGGGCGACGCCAATGCGTCCATCCCCACTCCGCAGCCGGTGCTGCCGCGGCCGATGTTCGGTGCCACGGGCAAGGCACCGGGCGGCAACTCGGTCAACTTCGTCTCGCGGCAGGCCCTGGAGGACGCGCTGCCGGAACGGCTGGTGCTGGACAAGCCCTTCGAGGCGATCCACAGCACCCGAGGCCTCACCAAGGCCGATATGCGCAACAACGATGCCCTGCCGCGCGTCCATGTCGACCCCGACACCTTCACCGTGACCATCGACGGCGAGGTGGTGGAGCCGCAGCC
- a CDS encoding urease subunit beta has protein sequence MIPGQILYADEPVRLNEGLPLTRMTVLNAADRPVQVGSHYHFAEANPGLDFDRAAAHGKRLNVPAGSAVRFEPGIPTEVELVPLGGKRIVVGLRGETGGTLDG, from the coding sequence ATGATCCCGGGACAGATCCTCTACGCCGACGAGCCGGTGCGCCTCAACGAAGGCCTTCCCCTCACGCGCATGACCGTCCTCAACGCCGCCGACCGTCCCGTCCAGGTCGGCTCCCACTACCACTTCGCCGAGGCCAACCCCGGCCTCGACTTCGACCGCGCGGCCGCGCACGGCAAGCGGCTGAACGTCCCGGCCGGCTCCGCCGTGCGCTTCGAGCCCGGCATCCCCACCGAGGTCGAACTCGTCCCCCTCGGGGGCAAGCGCATCGTCGTGGGCCTGCGGGGCGAGACCGGAGGCACTCTCGATGGCTGA
- a CDS encoding hemerythrin domain-containing protein, protein MGHSGDVVAELIADHREVAELFTRFDQAPLGSEDRKRLVDALTIELVRHFVAEETSLYPAMRKHLDGGHTLADKELAEHARIKCLLNDLQQRGALDEDFEYLVRRLRTEVTAHVDEEENNLFLQMRSNVDAAVLLELGDKIRRSKKTAPTRPHSG, encoded by the coding sequence GTGGGGCACAGCGGTGATGTGGTGGCGGAGCTGATCGCTGACCACCGTGAGGTCGCGGAACTCTTCACACGGTTCGACCAGGCACCCTTGGGCAGTGAGGACCGCAAGCGGCTGGTGGATGCCCTGACGATCGAGCTGGTGCGGCACTTCGTCGCTGAGGAGACGTCCCTCTACCCCGCGATGCGCAAGCACCTCGACGGCGGCCACACCCTGGCGGACAAGGAGCTCGCCGAGCACGCCCGCATCAAGTGCCTGCTCAATGACCTCCAGCAGCGCGGTGCGCTGGACGAGGACTTCGAGTATCTGGTGCGCAGGCTGCGCACCGAGGTGACTGCGCATGTCGATGAAGAGGAGAACAACCTCTTCCTCCAGATGCGCAGCAACGTCGACGCCGCCGTCCTGCTGGAACTGGGGGACAAGATCCGCCGCTCGAAGAAGACCGCCCCCACCCGCCCGCACTCGGGGTGA
- a CDS encoding type II toxin-antitoxin system Phd/YefM family antitoxin — MAYEIPVTQARAELADLINRVVYGGERVVVTRHGKPLVALVSAADLQLLEELGRRDEGAEDEQVISTVSSVRQLPSAPGERRRFGIAAEHRDPAAGDRRPGRES; from the coding sequence ATGGCCTACGAAATTCCGGTGACGCAAGCACGTGCGGAGCTGGCGGATCTGATCAACCGCGTCGTCTACGGCGGCGAGCGGGTGGTCGTGACCCGTCACGGCAAGCCGCTGGTGGCGTTGGTATCCGCTGCTGACCTGCAGCTACTTGAAGAGCTGGGGCGGCGTGACGAGGGCGCGGAGGACGAGCAGGTGATCAGTACGGTCTCGTCCGTGCGGCAGCTTCCGTCCGCTCCGGGCGAACGGCGGCGCTTCGGTATCGCGGCAGAACACCGCGACCCGGCTGCCGGGGACCGGCGACCGGGTCGCGAGAGCTGA
- a CDS encoding M28 family metallopeptidase produces MTRSTRIRRIVLASGAVTALAATLFTTAGAYADPAPKAAPDVDVKAVKADLDQLQSIADANGGNRAHGKPGYKASVDFIKEKLDKAGFKTKIQEFDGSGAKGYNLVADWPGGDESKTVMAGAHLDSVPAGPGINDNGSGSAGILEVALAVAKSGLKPTKHLRFGWWGDEEDGMVGSQAYVDKLGADKSKIDSYLNFDMIGSPNPGYYVYDDDTRLEKVLKDYYAKKNITTEKDTEGDGRSDHASFKDAGIPVGGFFSGADYKKTEEQAKNWGGEAGKAFDACYHQACDTSKNIDEKSLDTNTDAIANAMWELSS; encoded by the coding sequence GTGACCCGTTCCACCCGAATACGCCGGATCGTGCTGGCCTCGGGCGCCGTCACCGCCCTCGCCGCCACCCTCTTCACCACGGCCGGCGCCTACGCCGATCCCGCACCGAAGGCCGCCCCGGACGTCGACGTCAAGGCCGTCAAGGCCGACCTGGACCAGCTCCAGTCGATCGCCGACGCCAACGGCGGCAACCGCGCCCACGGAAAGCCGGGCTACAAGGCCTCCGTCGACTTCATCAAGGAGAAGCTGGACAAGGCCGGCTTCAAGACGAAGATCCAGGAGTTCGACGGCAGCGGCGCCAAGGGCTACAACCTCGTCGCCGACTGGCCGGGCGGCGACGAGAGCAAGACCGTGATGGCCGGTGCCCACCTGGACTCGGTCCCCGCGGGCCCCGGCATCAACGACAACGGCTCCGGCTCGGCCGGCATCCTCGAGGTCGCGCTCGCCGTCGCCAAGTCGGGCCTCAAGCCCACCAAGCACCTGCGCTTCGGCTGGTGGGGCGACGAAGAGGACGGCATGGTCGGCTCGCAGGCCTATGTCGACAAGCTCGGCGCCGACAAGTCGAAGATCGACTCGTACCTCAACTTCGACATGATCGGCTCGCCGAACCCGGGCTACTACGTCTACGACGACGACACCCGCCTGGAGAAGGTCCTCAAGGACTACTACGCCAAGAAGAACATCACCACCGAGAAGGACACCGAGGGCGACGGCCGCTCCGACCACGCCTCCTTCAAGGACGCGGGCATCCCGGTCGGCGGCTTCTTCTCCGGCGCGGACTACAAGAAGACCGAGGAGCAGGCGAAGAACTGGGGCGGCGAGGCGGGCAAGGCGTTCGACGCCTGCTACCACCAGGCCTGCGACACCTCGAAGAACATCGACGAAAAGTCGCTGGACACCAACACGGACGCCATCGCCAACGCCATGTGGGAGCTCAGCTCCTGA
- a CDS encoding urease subunit gamma, which produces MQLTPHEQERLMIHVAADVAEKRRSRGVKLNHPESIALLTVHILEGARDGRTVAELMSSGRKVLTRDEVMDGVPEMIHDVQVEATFPDGTKLVTVHEPIN; this is translated from the coding sequence ATGCAACTGACCCCGCATGAGCAGGAGCGCTTGATGATTCATGTGGCGGCAGACGTGGCCGAAAAACGTCGTTCCCGGGGGGTGAAGCTGAACCACCCGGAATCGATTGCCCTGCTGACCGTGCACATCCTCGAAGGCGCCCGGGACGGCCGCACCGTCGCCGAGCTCATGTCCTCCGGCCGCAAGGTGCTCACCCGCGACGAGGTCATGGACGGCGTCCCCGAGATGATCCACGACGTGCAGGTCGAGGCCACCTTCCCCGACGGCACCAAGCTCGTCACCGTTCACGAACCCATCAACTGA